One region of Polypterus senegalus isolate Bchr_013 chromosome 11, ASM1683550v1, whole genome shotgun sequence genomic DNA includes:
- the LOC120539333 gene encoding uncharacterized protein LOC120539333 isoform X1, whose protein sequence is MQCLQDQEGLAYEKDHGCCSAIQFDDEILAKKREYWRMKKREQRAKLAAAKRSSCKVGDETRTSKNILSSINAEQYVNSSFCSFVEDDDSVMIITSQVASSSQTSVLDANNCLLNVDGSYSDADVNQEFDNAVKKFGCISYPLNSTVNTVTDVYPSHTQHCLREVSNPEAQISTIDLTASETADPLEDDNLYDGPENTDSNNQNCAFNNLHNFKGSVSALPSNTCPQRPNSVDKNPYQANKNSELLANKPHQDHLSDKDVFKSSSVCTEDLVSESHCPDEQRAAGHLNILPFSLSQPASLSSAVSKESYRCKEGLCLPQQNQRWFQRLKLNKVLPHPSNNKGSSRLSMKGSTKRDLKLQRNISKSKNCRWMPQETGNFHLGGKEPIEINCVKKSQNVTFRDDYPISPQSVESILDECCDTAVSHSDTREQIPNSIYSTTETEDKDIILNENSCSTQSIHLTDIDSDKQNCHKKLPVPLMLTTRIQKQKPSYILEEKSPIAVSRYNSADHFAPQRQVGSSTTAENKKHNAPGRQKRNRFLNSSNLCIQNVLDLEEEKAAKRREYWRIKKREQRAKLTAEDKERIKRRDAQLQKAKRLLSRVDSQTSEKVSQVASPRSHRYNGRRERIFSQSYAVVSHVDTMQSPMEPSHVISPKHSVKKNLSSSSLQTEAHPFSAATDKLKEGEKLAGNFKSDIVMPYTPSGVNSSCSEREASNFTESLQGIVDPVKESLSGERKSKFYKRPDSFRSNLSNVRKSIPSQMQKVSVFNPRFKDGNADRWNTFRSRIHKKLLDTQRLGWQENRRRKMGSVNYRSDQANHFEIGRQSVQAQIDNEKMAKRREYWRLKKREQRAKLTSEAKTKTKDRASQSRRVKKFQPMQGEKCNELNEVVQVHTAETVVIQDDTCEAIGGFIKEDGTMNSVGDISLHSSAYRSAEVNSNTWSSNTLRINNSRKSSNSLQTQKFACLQEMNDLINGDNSSNQISFESVTTKSPAHLLPLHSSKSKYASVDNSVASLNSPNGLGHRENERNSRSRQDLLKERRTNKLVKKYAIKNPPQINVNIFRGNLQRNNSGVNLEDERLARKREYWRLKKREQRAKRAVREKRFMQSRQTLKMTRSSSTISDITVGLLPAAVVIDGTLMSLLDQNKPNAKNKSITEQKIIPSNLIESKESSDVCFVKEFKTPLSHSTDLASSVHVNKATVRSNVVVPSSENSALVLVESENPTDVNVSSDGIPQIRRWRLKAQNINEKGILTRQREGQKGRLLQQQQSQELSQWRITRHNLNKRYFCRQPRMVRAGSTTIQIDETTRLRRREYWRVKKREQRAKKAALEREMRTFENSRKMETSIQDQDVNLYKMGIECTPVEIGKKHGKYRKGLKNTENSAEGLQIPSPVAALNISNFEEAEWEAVSSLSSLNENIKNAHLNDTGELGFPEKLQIEIRKICETANEISSANYATLPQMYPENETEKPKVVHFGIQSSQKNLLPCGMPVENRTLLVENKNAVLGDKSSSQAVQKWCVGVDETEKHTVESKNKDDAPVTFYHQDGKREENIHFYQGSHWQTQKIQQSKQSNIRPNIPSGTSKLSRQLDEATLLRRREYWRIKKQEQRAKVSAKMRELKKQTDGGAEIWSNALSASYVQHIKGEDQWQIHKPKHSSMTHSTHIEDVDQDLKMEARNDIISLRLEGRI, encoded by the exons ATGCAGTGCCTTCAGGATCAGGAAGGCTTGGCTTATGAGAAGGATCACGGATGCTGTTCTGCCATCCAGTTTGATGATGAAATTTTAGCGAAGAAACGTGAATATTGGCGGATGAAAAAGAGGGAGCAACGGGCAAAGCTGGCTGCTGCTAAGAGAAGTTCATGTAAAGTTGGAGATGAGACAAGGACAAGTAAAAACATTTTGTCTAGTATCAATGCTGAACAATATGTGAACTCTTCATTTTGCAGTTTTGTTGAAGATGATGATAGTGTGATGATTATAACTTCCCAGGTAGCTAGCAGTTCACAGACTTCAGTGTTAGATGCAAATAATTGCTTGCTGAATGTAGATGGCTCGTACTCTGATGCAGATGTTAATCAAGAATTTGACAATGCAGTTAAAAAGTTTGGTTGCATAAGCTATCCCCTAAAtagtactgtaaatactgtaactgATGTTTACCCTTCCCATACACAACATTGCTTGAGGGAAGTCTCCAATCCAGAAGCACAAATATCTACTATTGATTTGACAGCTTCCGAGACAGCTGATCCTCTTGAAGATGATAATCTTTATGATGGTCCTGAAAACACTGATTCCAATAATCAGAACTGTGCTTTTAAcaatttacacaattttaaaggctCTGTTTCAGCTCTTCCAAGTAACACATGCCCTCAAAGACCAAATTCAGTTGATAAAAACCCATACCAAGCAAATAAAAATTCTGAACTCTTGGCAAATAAACCCCACCAGGATCACTTATCTGACAAAGATGTTTTTAAGTCGTCTTCTGTTTGTACTGAAGATTTAGTTTCAGAATCCCATTGTCCTGATGAACAACGGGCAGCTGGTCATCTCAACATTTTGCCATTTTCTCTTTCACAGCCAGCGTCCCTGTCATCGGCAGTTTCTAAGGAGTCATACAGATGCAAAGAGGGGCTTTGCTTGCCTCAGCAGAATCAAAGGTGGTTTCAGAGGTTAAAACTTAATAAAGTCTTGCCACATCCTAGCAACAATAAAGGTTCATCCCGGCTCAGTATGAAAGGCAGTACAAAGAGAGATTTGAAATTACAGCGTAATataagcaaaagtaaaaattGCCGTTGGATGCCACAGGAGACTGGCAACTTTCATTTAGGTGGAAAAGAACCCATAGAAATAAACTGtgtaaagaaaagtcaaaatgtTACCTTCAGAGATGATTATCCCATATCTCCTCAGTCAGTTGAATCCATTTTAGATGAATGTTGTGACACAGCTGTGTCCCATTCAGATACAAGAGAACAAATCCCAAATTCCATTTACTCTACAACAGAAACAGAAGATAAAGATatcattttgaatgaaaattCATGTAGTACACAATCCATTCATCTCACTGATATTGATTCAGACAAGCAAAACTGCCATAAAAAACTTCCTGTTCCGTTAATGTTAACCACtagaatacaaaaacaaaagccaAGTTATATCCTTGAGGAAAAGAGCCCTATTGCTGTCTCTAGGTATAACTCTGCTGATCATTTTGCTCCTCAAAGACAGGTGGGGAGCTCTACAAccgctgaaaataaaaagcataatgCACCTGGGAGACAAAAAAGAAACCGATTTTTGAACTCAAGCAATCTCTGTATTCAAAATGTTCTTGACTTGGAGGAGGAGAAGGCAGCCAAGCGTAGAGAATACTGGCGTATAAAGAAACGTGAACAAAGAGCCAAACTTACAGCTGAGGataaggaaagaattaaaaggaGAGATGCACAGTTGCAGAAGGCAAAACGCTTATTATCCAGAGTTGACAGCCAAACAAGTGAAAAAGTCAGCCAAGTTGCATCTCCTAGGAGCCACAGATATAATGGACGCAGGGAAAGAATCTTTTCTCAGTCCTATGCAGTTGTCAGTCATGTTGACACAATGCAGAGTCCAATGGAACCTTCTCACGTTATTTCACCAAAGCACTCGGTTAAAAAGAATTTGTCCAGCTCCAGTTTACAGACAGAAGCGCATCCATTTTCTGCGGCTACAGACAAACTTAAGGAAGGAGAAAAATTAGCTGGTAACTTTAAATCTGATATTGTTATGCCTTATACTCCCTCTGGTGTGAACTCTTCTTGTTCTGAGAGAGAGGCAAGTAATTTTACAGAATCATTACAAGGTATAGTTGACCCAGTTAAGGAATCATTGTCTGGTGAAAGAAAGTCCAAATTTTACAAAAGACCAGACAGTTTTAGAAGTAATTTATCTAATGTAAGGAAATCTATCCCATCCCAGATGCAAAAAGTTTCAGTTTTCAATCCCAGATTTAAAGATGGTAATGCTGATCGCTGGAATACTTTTAGATCCAGGATTCACAAAAAGTTACTTGACACACAGCGACTAGGCTGGCAGGAAAACCGAAGAAGAAAAATGGGTTCTGTCAACTATAGATCAGACCAGGCAAACCACTTTGAGATAGGCAGGCAGAGTGTGCAAGCTCAGATAGACAACGAGAAGATGGCCAAACGCAGAGAGTATTGGCGTCTAAAGAAACGTGAACAGAGAGCTAAGCTTACTTCTGAAGCAAAGACTAAAACGAAGGACAGAGCATCACAGTCTCGAAGAGTGAAGAAGTTTCAGCCAATGCAAGGAGAAAAGTGCAATGAACTCAATGAGGTTGTACAGGTACATACTGCTGAGACCGTGGTTATTCAGGATGATACCTGCGAAGCAATTGGGGGCTTTATTAAAGAAGATGGCACGATGAATTCTGTTGGGGATATTTCTTTGCATTCTTCAGCCTATAGGTCTGCAGAAGTTAATTCAAACACATGGAGCAGTAACACTCTCAGAATAAACAACTCAAGGAAGTCTTCAAATTCCCTACAAACTCAAAAGTTTGCATGTTTGCAAGAAATGAATGACTTGATTAATGGTGATAATTCAAGTAATCAAATAAGTTTCGAGTCTGTCACAACTAAAAGCCCTGCTCATTTATTGCCTTTACATTCCTCTAAGTCAAAATATGCATCTGTTGATAATTCTGTTGCTTCTCTTAACTCTCCaaatggtcttggccaccgtgaGAATGAAAGGAATAGTAGAAGCCGCCAAGACCTCCTGAAAGAACGACGGACCAACAAGCTGGTTAAAAAGTATGCAATTAAAAATCCACCACAGATAAATGTTAACATATTTAGAGGTAATCTTCAAAGAAATAACTCAGGAGTAAATTTAGAAGATGAAAGATTGGCCAGAAAACGTGAATACTGGCGATTAAAAAAGAGAGAGCAGAGAGCAAAGCGTGCAGTTCGAGAGAAGAGATTCATGCAGTCCAGACAGACTTTAAAGATGACCAGATCTTCAAGTACAATATCAGATATTACTGTGGGACTTTTACCAGCTGCAGTTGTAATTGATGGAACATTAATGAGCCTTTTAGATCAGAATAAACCTAATGCAAAAAACAAGTCTATCACAGAACAGAAAATAATACCCAGTAATCTGATTGAATCAAAGGAATCCAGTGATGTTTGTTTTGTAAAGGAGTTTAAGACACCATTGTCTCATTCAACTGATCTTGCATCCTCAGTGCATGTTAACAAAGCAACAGTTCGCAGTAATGTGGTGGTCCCTTCATCAGAGAACTCTGCACTTGTgcttgtggaaagtgaaaatccAACAGATGTTAATGTTTCAAGTGATGGAATCCCACAGATTCGGCGATGGAGGCTTAAGGCACAAAACATCAATGAAAAAGGCATTCTTACTCGACAGAGAGAGGGCCAAAAAGGCAGACTGTTGCAGCAGCAACAGAGTCAAGAGCTTTCTCAGTGGAGGATAACACGGCACAACTTGAataaaagatatttctgtcggcAGCCAAGAATGGTTAGGGCTGGCAGCACAACAATTCAGATTGATGAGACTACAAGATTACGTCGACGGGAGTATTGGAGGGTAAAAAAGAGAGAACAGAGAGCCAAAAAGGCTGCTCTAGAGAGAGAGATGAGGACATTTGAAAATTCTAGAAAGATGGAGACCAGTATCCAGGACCAG GATGTGAACCTGTACAAGATGGGAATAGAATGCACTCCAGTGGAAATTGGAAAAAAGCATGGCAAATATCGTAAAGGTCTGAAGAACACTGAAAACAGTGCGGAAGGTTTACAGATTCCTTCTCCTGTAGCAGCACTGAATATTTCAAACTTTGAAGAAGCTGAATGGGAAGCAGTTAGTAGTTTGAGTTCacttaatgaaaatattaaaaatgcccATCTAAATGACACTGGTGAGCTGGGGTTCCCTGAGAAATTACAgattgaaattagaaaaatctgTGAGACTGCTAATGAGATAAGTTCTGCCAACTATGCAACTCTTCCACAAATGTATCCAGAAAACGAAACAGAGAAACCAAAAGTGGTACATTTTGGCATTCAGTCATCGCAGAAAAACCTGTTACCTTGTGGAATGCCTGTTGAAAACAGAACTTTGttagtagaaaataaaaatgctgtcctgggtGATAAATCAAGTTCTCAAGCTGTTCAAAAATGGTGTGTTGGAGTAGACGAAACTGAAAAGCATACTGTtgaatcaaaaaataaagatgaTGCCCCAGTTACATTTTATCATCAAGATGGAAAACGTGAGGAAAATATACACTTTTATCAAGGTTCTCACTGGCAAACacaaaaaatacagcaaagtAAGCAATCCAATATCCGACCTAATATACCAAGTGGAACTTCCAAATTATCAAGGCAACTTGATGAGGCTACATTACTGCGACGACGAGAGTATTGGAGAATCAAGAAGCAAGAACAAAGAGCCAAAGTATCCGCAAAAATGCGAGAACTGAAGAAGCAAACTGATGGCGGAGCAGAGATATGGAGTAATGCCCTGTCAGCCTCATATGTCCAGCATATAAAG GGTGAAGATCAATGGCAAATACATAAACCTAAACACAGCAGCATGACACACAG
- the LOC120539333 gene encoding uncharacterized protein LOC120539333 isoform X2: MQCLQDQEGLAYEKDHGCCSAIQFDDEILAKKREYWRMKKREQRAKLAAAKRSSCKVGDETRTSKNILSSINAEQYVNSSFCSFVEDDDSVMIITSQVASSSQTSVLDANNCLLNVDGSYSDADVNQEFDNAVKKFGCISYPLNSTVNTVTDVYPSHTQHCLREVSNPEAQISTIDLTASETADPLEDDNLYDGPENTDSNNQNCAFNNLHNFKGSVSALPSNTCPQRPNSVDKNPYQANKNSELLANKPHQDHLSDKDVFKSSSVCTEDLVSESHCPDEQRAAGHLNILPFSLSQPASLSSAVSKESYRCKEGLCLPQQNQRWFQRLKLNKVLPHPSNNKGSSRLSMKGSTKRDLKLQRNISKSKNCRWMPQETGNFHLGGKEPIEINCVKKSQNVTFRDDYPISPQSVESILDECCDTAVSHSDTREQIPNSIYSTTETEDKDIILNENSCSTQSIHLTDIDSDKQNCHKKLPVPLMLTTRIQKQKPSYILEEKSPIAVSRYNSADHFAPQRQVGSSTTAENKKHNAPGRQKRNRFLNSSNLCIQNVLDLEEEKAAKRREYWRIKKREQRAKLTAEDKERIKRRDAQLQKAKRLLSRVDSQTSEKVSQVASPRSHRYNGRRERIFSQSYAVVSHVDTMQSPMEPSHVISPKHSVKKNLSSSSLQTEAHPFSAATDKLKEGEKLAGNFKSDIVMPYTPSGVNSSCSEREASNFTESLQGIVDPVKESLSGERKSKFYKRPDSFRSNLSNVRKSIPSQMQKVSVFNPRFKDGNADRWNTFRSRIHKKLLDTQRLGWQENRRRKMGSVNYRSDQANHFEIGRQSVQAQIDNEKMAKRREYWRLKKREQRAKLTSEAKTKTKDRASQSRRVKKFQPMQGEKCNELNEVVQVHTAETVVIQDDTCEAIGGFIKEDGTMNSVGDISLHSSAYRSAEVNSNTWSSNTLRINNSRKSSNSLQTQKFACLQEMNDLINGDNSSNQISFESVTTKSPAHLLPLHSSKSKYASVDNSVASLNSPNGLGHRENERNSRSRQDLLKERRTNKLVKKYAIKNPPQINVNIFRGNLQRNNSGVNLEDERLARKREYWRLKKREQRAKRAVREKRFMQSRQTLKMTRSSSTISDITVGLLPAAVVIDGTLMSLLDQNKPNAKNKSITEQKIIPSNLIESKESSDVCFVKEFKTPLSHSTDLASSVHVNKATVRSNVVVPSSENSALVLVESENPTDVNVSSDGIPQIRRWRLKAQNINEKGILTRQREGQKGRLLQQQQSQELSQWRITRHNLNKRYFCRQPRMVRAGSTTIQIDETTRLRRREYWRVKKREQRAKKAALEREMRTFENSRKMETSIQDQGEDQWQIHKPKHSSMTHSTHIEDVDQDLKMEARNDIISLRLEGRI, encoded by the exons ATGCAGTGCCTTCAGGATCAGGAAGGCTTGGCTTATGAGAAGGATCACGGATGCTGTTCTGCCATCCAGTTTGATGATGAAATTTTAGCGAAGAAACGTGAATATTGGCGGATGAAAAAGAGGGAGCAACGGGCAAAGCTGGCTGCTGCTAAGAGAAGTTCATGTAAAGTTGGAGATGAGACAAGGACAAGTAAAAACATTTTGTCTAGTATCAATGCTGAACAATATGTGAACTCTTCATTTTGCAGTTTTGTTGAAGATGATGATAGTGTGATGATTATAACTTCCCAGGTAGCTAGCAGTTCACAGACTTCAGTGTTAGATGCAAATAATTGCTTGCTGAATGTAGATGGCTCGTACTCTGATGCAGATGTTAATCAAGAATTTGACAATGCAGTTAAAAAGTTTGGTTGCATAAGCTATCCCCTAAAtagtactgtaaatactgtaactgATGTTTACCCTTCCCATACACAACATTGCTTGAGGGAAGTCTCCAATCCAGAAGCACAAATATCTACTATTGATTTGACAGCTTCCGAGACAGCTGATCCTCTTGAAGATGATAATCTTTATGATGGTCCTGAAAACACTGATTCCAATAATCAGAACTGTGCTTTTAAcaatttacacaattttaaaggctCTGTTTCAGCTCTTCCAAGTAACACATGCCCTCAAAGACCAAATTCAGTTGATAAAAACCCATACCAAGCAAATAAAAATTCTGAACTCTTGGCAAATAAACCCCACCAGGATCACTTATCTGACAAAGATGTTTTTAAGTCGTCTTCTGTTTGTACTGAAGATTTAGTTTCAGAATCCCATTGTCCTGATGAACAACGGGCAGCTGGTCATCTCAACATTTTGCCATTTTCTCTTTCACAGCCAGCGTCCCTGTCATCGGCAGTTTCTAAGGAGTCATACAGATGCAAAGAGGGGCTTTGCTTGCCTCAGCAGAATCAAAGGTGGTTTCAGAGGTTAAAACTTAATAAAGTCTTGCCACATCCTAGCAACAATAAAGGTTCATCCCGGCTCAGTATGAAAGGCAGTACAAAGAGAGATTTGAAATTACAGCGTAATataagcaaaagtaaaaattGCCGTTGGATGCCACAGGAGACTGGCAACTTTCATTTAGGTGGAAAAGAACCCATAGAAATAAACTGtgtaaagaaaagtcaaaatgtTACCTTCAGAGATGATTATCCCATATCTCCTCAGTCAGTTGAATCCATTTTAGATGAATGTTGTGACACAGCTGTGTCCCATTCAGATACAAGAGAACAAATCCCAAATTCCATTTACTCTACAACAGAAACAGAAGATAAAGATatcattttgaatgaaaattCATGTAGTACACAATCCATTCATCTCACTGATATTGATTCAGACAAGCAAAACTGCCATAAAAAACTTCCTGTTCCGTTAATGTTAACCACtagaatacaaaaacaaaagccaAGTTATATCCTTGAGGAAAAGAGCCCTATTGCTGTCTCTAGGTATAACTCTGCTGATCATTTTGCTCCTCAAAGACAGGTGGGGAGCTCTACAAccgctgaaaataaaaagcataatgCACCTGGGAGACAAAAAAGAAACCGATTTTTGAACTCAAGCAATCTCTGTATTCAAAATGTTCTTGACTTGGAGGAGGAGAAGGCAGCCAAGCGTAGAGAATACTGGCGTATAAAGAAACGTGAACAAAGAGCCAAACTTACAGCTGAGGataaggaaagaattaaaaggaGAGATGCACAGTTGCAGAAGGCAAAACGCTTATTATCCAGAGTTGACAGCCAAACAAGTGAAAAAGTCAGCCAAGTTGCATCTCCTAGGAGCCACAGATATAATGGACGCAGGGAAAGAATCTTTTCTCAGTCCTATGCAGTTGTCAGTCATGTTGACACAATGCAGAGTCCAATGGAACCTTCTCACGTTATTTCACCAAAGCACTCGGTTAAAAAGAATTTGTCCAGCTCCAGTTTACAGACAGAAGCGCATCCATTTTCTGCGGCTACAGACAAACTTAAGGAAGGAGAAAAATTAGCTGGTAACTTTAAATCTGATATTGTTATGCCTTATACTCCCTCTGGTGTGAACTCTTCTTGTTCTGAGAGAGAGGCAAGTAATTTTACAGAATCATTACAAGGTATAGTTGACCCAGTTAAGGAATCATTGTCTGGTGAAAGAAAGTCCAAATTTTACAAAAGACCAGACAGTTTTAGAAGTAATTTATCTAATGTAAGGAAATCTATCCCATCCCAGATGCAAAAAGTTTCAGTTTTCAATCCCAGATTTAAAGATGGTAATGCTGATCGCTGGAATACTTTTAGATCCAGGATTCACAAAAAGTTACTTGACACACAGCGACTAGGCTGGCAGGAAAACCGAAGAAGAAAAATGGGTTCTGTCAACTATAGATCAGACCAGGCAAACCACTTTGAGATAGGCAGGCAGAGTGTGCAAGCTCAGATAGACAACGAGAAGATGGCCAAACGCAGAGAGTATTGGCGTCTAAAGAAACGTGAACAGAGAGCTAAGCTTACTTCTGAAGCAAAGACTAAAACGAAGGACAGAGCATCACAGTCTCGAAGAGTGAAGAAGTTTCAGCCAATGCAAGGAGAAAAGTGCAATGAACTCAATGAGGTTGTACAGGTACATACTGCTGAGACCGTGGTTATTCAGGATGATACCTGCGAAGCAATTGGGGGCTTTATTAAAGAAGATGGCACGATGAATTCTGTTGGGGATATTTCTTTGCATTCTTCAGCCTATAGGTCTGCAGAAGTTAATTCAAACACATGGAGCAGTAACACTCTCAGAATAAACAACTCAAGGAAGTCTTCAAATTCCCTACAAACTCAAAAGTTTGCATGTTTGCAAGAAATGAATGACTTGATTAATGGTGATAATTCAAGTAATCAAATAAGTTTCGAGTCTGTCACAACTAAAAGCCCTGCTCATTTATTGCCTTTACATTCCTCTAAGTCAAAATATGCATCTGTTGATAATTCTGTTGCTTCTCTTAACTCTCCaaatggtcttggccaccgtgaGAATGAAAGGAATAGTAGAAGCCGCCAAGACCTCCTGAAAGAACGACGGACCAACAAGCTGGTTAAAAAGTATGCAATTAAAAATCCACCACAGATAAATGTTAACATATTTAGAGGTAATCTTCAAAGAAATAACTCAGGAGTAAATTTAGAAGATGAAAGATTGGCCAGAAAACGTGAATACTGGCGATTAAAAAAGAGAGAGCAGAGAGCAAAGCGTGCAGTTCGAGAGAAGAGATTCATGCAGTCCAGACAGACTTTAAAGATGACCAGATCTTCAAGTACAATATCAGATATTACTGTGGGACTTTTACCAGCTGCAGTTGTAATTGATGGAACATTAATGAGCCTTTTAGATCAGAATAAACCTAATGCAAAAAACAAGTCTATCACAGAACAGAAAATAATACCCAGTAATCTGATTGAATCAAAGGAATCCAGTGATGTTTGTTTTGTAAAGGAGTTTAAGACACCATTGTCTCATTCAACTGATCTTGCATCCTCAGTGCATGTTAACAAAGCAACAGTTCGCAGTAATGTGGTGGTCCCTTCATCAGAGAACTCTGCACTTGTgcttgtggaaagtgaaaatccAACAGATGTTAATGTTTCAAGTGATGGAATCCCACAGATTCGGCGATGGAGGCTTAAGGCACAAAACATCAATGAAAAAGGCATTCTTACTCGACAGAGAGAGGGCCAAAAAGGCAGACTGTTGCAGCAGCAACAGAGTCAAGAGCTTTCTCAGTGGAGGATAACACGGCACAACTTGAataaaagatatttctgtcggcAGCCAAGAATGGTTAGGGCTGGCAGCACAACAATTCAGATTGATGAGACTACAAGATTACGTCGACGGGAGTATTGGAGGGTAAAAAAGAGAGAACAGAGAGCCAAAAAGGCTGCTCTAGAGAGAGAGATGAGGACATTTGAAAATTCTAGAAAGATGGAGACCAGTATCCAGGACCAG GGTGAAGATCAATGGCAAATACATAAACCTAAACACAGCAGCATGACACACAG